Genomic segment of Arachis hypogaea cultivar Tifrunner chromosome 11, arahy.Tifrunner.gnm2.J5K5, whole genome shotgun sequence:
TGGCTCACAGACGAAGGGACTGATCGGTCTGGTTTTTAGGAACGTCagggatttaaatgtattttccaatgctcagggacgaaaatgtcctcgggttaaaaggtcagggactaatttgtccttttctcaaaaCATTATTATGAATTCTTAAGTAAAGTGAAATGGGGATATGAAAATGATGAGAAAGGTGGAAGCTTTACCTTGGAGTTGGAGGAGAAGAGCACTAAACGATCAACTCTAAGGCAGCATTTGATTTTGAGAATAAGATAGACAAGATACTGAAAATAGAacataataaacaaaaatataaaaattaatatttttgtattttatttgatgataaactataataaattattaaagtttaatttatttttatttctttcattcaaaaaatttgaaacaaaatataataataaaaaatataattataaaaaattaacaaaaataataaaagaaaaaataaaaaataagttgtattttttgttaatatttttatatttttttgtcaagataaacacaaaataactaatttagtatttttagacACAATGTCTCTATTTTATCTCATCTGTTAAACATAATTTTATGTCTCAATGTTTCTATTTTCAGTATCTCGTGTCTGTAAACAAACTTAACTTAAATAAAGTAGAGTTGATACTTGCTCGTTTTCAGAATCAAGAATGAGGCTTCGAATTAGGGCAAAAGATTTGATGGATCTCTCGCAAGGAGTTCCATCTGATGCATAGAActatttaaagtatttataatacggtgtagttttttttttccaaaaacaaaGAATTTTATTCATTAGGAATAGAAATGTAAAAAAAAGCCCAACTATTAGGCTAGTACAAATAGAATTGGGGTTTTCCCAAGCATACTCAAAAAAGTAAGAAATACTTAATTTAAAATGGGAAATAGCACTTCAATGTGGGATTGCAGTAAGTTCTTGAAGAAACTTTAATGCAGATGCAGCGATGGAATCCGATGATGGAGATTCTTTCTCAAATACATGGCGGTTACGAGCATTCCAGACGCACCAGCACATAATAGCCGCAAGATGGAGGAGGTGAGCACCATTAACCCTTAACTGGAAAAACAATTTGAGGTGGTTCCAAACTTGATGAAAGTGTTCCTTTTCTACAGCATCAAGGACCTCCTATAAATTACATTTTTTTCATGTTTCTTTTGAAATTGGGCATCGAAAAAACAATGATTTATGGACTCTTCTTCTCTGTTGCAGCACCAGCACATAGGATGGATAGAGGTTATACGATGGTGGAGGGCTTGCATTACCGGGATTGAGCCATGAAGGGATCTCCAtaagaaaaattgaatttttgggGGAAGACCCATCTTCCATAGGTCACGCCATAATTCTTTGTTTCTCATTATTTCAGGGCACATGTCTATGGGTAAATGGTGGAAAAGGTAAGCTATTTGGTATCCTAAAGACACTTGATATTTTCTATTCTTATTAAAAGACAAAATGATCTCATCATCTCCATCACCAATATTGGTTGCAAGAATTCTTCGTCTCATTGCTTCTGAAAAATTATGTTCAATTAAATTTTGGTTCTATATTTTGTCAGGTAGCATCAAATCACGGACTCGAAATAGAGGCTGAGTTTGTACAGAATTAGCTTTAGGAGGAAGAACATAGTATGGATATGGAGTAGAAGCCCAAGGATCTCCAAAAATTTTGATGTTATCATTGGTTCCAACTTCCAACGGAGACCCTTCTCTATCACTTTTCGACCCTCAAGAACACTCTGCCACCCTTAAGAAGGTAATATTCCGATCTCAGCTTGCATTACATTACTGTATCTAAAATATTTTCCTCTGAGAATTCTGGATAGTAAAGATTGAGGTTGTTTGACTATTCTCCAGCACTGTTTTGCCAATAGAGCTAGGTTATGAGCTCCTAAATCTTTAAACCCCAAACCACCTTCTTTTTTAGCTCTCGTCATAGTATCCCAGCTAACCCAAGTCATTTTTCGTTCTGAACCCTTTTGACCCACCAAAATTGAGCTAAAATACTGTGAATCTCTTTAATAAGAGTATCTGGGAGCTTGAAGCAATATAACGAATAAATAGGCACTGCTTCTCCCACTGCCTTGATAAGTACATGTCTTCCAGCCGATGACAAAAGGCGTCTTTTTCACCCTTGCACTTTCTTCCTAACTTTCTCCTTAATTAGCCCAAAAGTAGCCTTCTTAGAGCATTGGACAATAGAAGGTAGCCCATAATACTTGTCATGAACTCCTATGTGTCTAATATGCAGCTGGTTAGCAAGAGAGATTCGGATATCAGCAGGAGTGTTATTACTGAAAAAGATAGTTGATTTATCTAAATTAACTTTGTGACCGCTAAATTTCTCATAAGTCTCTAGAAGTTCCAAAATATGATCACAAGATCGAGGGTTAGCCTTGCAAAAAAGTATAGAGTCGTCAGCGAATAAAAGATGATTAACAGTAGGACTTCTTCGATTGATCTGAATACCTTGAATGAGACTGTTTTGCTCTGTCTTGTGTAGCAAAAAGGATAATCCTTCTGCACAAAATAGGAATAGATATGGAGATAGAGGGTCACCTTGTCGGATGCCTCTATTTGGCTTAAAAAAGCCAAAGGGTTGATCTTCCACAACAACAGAGTAAGAAACTGTAGTCACCACCTCACGAACCCAATCAATCCATCTAGAATGAAAGCCCAACTTATCCATCATAAACCATAAGAAATGCCATTTAACTCTATCGTATGCCTTGCTCATATCCAATTTAATAGCCATCTCAATCTCCAAGCCTTTCTTCTTGTTTTTTAAGTAATGCATACATTCATGGGCTACAAGGATATTATCAGAAATTAGCCTTCTCCTTAAAAAAGTACTTTGATTAGGGCTGATTAATttgttcataataccttgtagcCTATGAACCAACACTTTAGAAATAATCTTGTAAACAACGGAAGAAAGACTTATAGGTCTCACCTGAGTCATATTAGTGGCATTTGGGACTTTTGGAATCAAGCAAATATGGGTATGGTTGAAACTCTTAAGAATTCTTCCACTAATAAAAAAACTCCTGACTGCCCGAGTGACATCTTCTCCCACAATATTCtagtaaaattgaaaaaatttggcTGTAAATCCATCTTCTCCTGGTGCACTTTGTGGGTGAACGCTAAAGGTTGCTCGCTTAATTTCCTCCCTCAACACCGGCCTTAATAAGCTTCTATTCATAGAGTTCGTCACTTTAGGCACAAAATCTTCAAACATCGGATTCGGATCAGTAGTTTCTGAAGCAGAGAAAATCTTCTTAAAATACTCTTCAGCCACTAAAGCAATCCCATCATGAGTTGTAGCTACTCCACCATCAGTCCTCTCTAGTCTCCAGATTTTATTATTCCAGTTTCTAGATTGGACACTTCGATggaagaatttagaatttttttcacCTACTTGTAGCCACTTAATACGAGATTTTTCTCTCCAGTAACTTTCTTCTTTATCGTAAGCCGACTCGACTTTCCTCTCTAGCTCATCAATCACTTCCCCGCCATTAACTCCTGCTTCCCGCAGCACTTCAATTTCTCTCAAAagatcttcaatttcttttcttGAGTTCGACTTGCATTGCTACTGCCACTGCACTAGTTTATGCCAACAGATATTTAGTTTTTGTGCCAAAATAAACATAGCCAAGCCCTCTACTTTCGTCCTCCAAGCCCTtgtaataatatctttaacatcCACTTGACTACACCATCTCTCTTAAAATTTAAACCTCCTTTTAGACTTCTCCATAATTGGATTAGTGTCTAAAAGGAGGGGGGGCATGGTCAGAGCCGTTCTCAGAGAGTCTATGAATTGTTGTCGAAGGATAAAAATTTAGCCACTTTTCTTTTACCAGCCCCCTGTCAATGCGTTCTTTGATAAGCTCTTGACCCCTTCTTCTATTTGTCCATGTAAATGGTCTCCCAACCATACCCAAATCAACAAGTGCATTTCCATCAATAAAGTCAGTAAACGCAGcaatagaagaaggagatttGTCGCTACCTCCCTCCTTTTCTTGTTGGTTTACAATAGCATTAAAATCACCTATCACCACTACCTCCTCTTGCATCTGGTTGATTATAGAAGAAAGCTCATTGAACTGTAACAACCTAGTTTGTTCTAGGCTACTCAAGTGCACACCAACCAACACCCATATCTTATTAATTGCTAAATCTATAACTTTTGCTGCAATGAAATAGACCTCTTTTCGAATCACTTCCACTTCCGTTCCTTCCCTCCAAGCTAGTGCCAAACCTTCAGCGGTACCATTCGGATTCACCAAACTCTATTCATTAAAGCCACAACCTCCTATCTTCCTCTCAACCTGTCGAAATTGGTTCTTAGTTTCACAAATGAATGTAATTTCGGGGGAGTGGAATCGGCAGATCCCTTTCAAGTTATGgattgtcaggggtctccccaaaccccgacaattccaGCTCAGGACCTTCATATCTCTTTGGGTGCCAATTGAAGGTTGGCACCCTCCACCATCATTCCAATGGTCTCTTCCTACTAGGACAGAATTTCTTCGCATCTCCTCCCATATCTTCCTCAGAGGCTCTCTTTTTTGAACCTGATTCTGGTTGATTTTTTTCCAAATTCTGTCTAGCCAGTTTTTTAGTTGAAGGAAATTTACCTGGCCCTCTTATCTTCACTTCTACATCTTGATTTTTCAACCGCATGACATCTTCAACAGCAGCCTCTTCTTTTTGAGTTTCCAAACCAGAATTTGTAATAGAAAGGTTTGTTACTTATGCATTCACATTGTTCTCTGTCTTTTCATTTTCCATATTTGGCACTGAGTTATCTATctttttcgaattcttctctcccATGTTCAATTTCGAAAAGCTGTCTAAAAAGCAAGCTGGGAGTGATTTTTTTTCTTGGAGTTGAGTAGTGTTCAGAGGTCTTATTTGTTGTTTCTTCTGAGCTTCTCTCCTTTAGCGTCACTCTAATCCCAACCTGGTCTGCCTTCACCCATTCACCTATAACATTTTGTTTTGTAATCTCCTGCAGTGAgtcttctataaaaaaaattacacgtTTTAACTTCATATCCAACATGTGCACAATAAGTGCATACAGTACCTATTCTCTCATACCGCACTCCGATTTCAATAGTTTTATTATTCGGGCCAATGATATTGAAACTATCTTTCACCAAATTATCTCCCGAAATCATCACCTTTGCCTTCACAATTCTGGATTCCTTCCCCTTCATGTCAAAGAAACCCACATCCATCACTTTACCAATGTTTTCCCCAATCCTTCTACCAACCTCAAAGGTTTTCTAGCTTTTTGGCTGACCCCAAAATTGGGCCCAAACTGAAAAGCCAAAAATTTGAGTTTCCTCTTCATTCTCCTCTTCTGTTCATCTTTGAACATGGAGGATAAAATCTTTAAAGAGTCAAGGGGATCTTCTTTCTATTCTTTTACATCTAATTCTTTatcaaagaagaactgaaaatggTTACCTCCTTTTTCTACAGTTCTGAATCCGTCAGGGTGGCACCATATTGCTTTGAGAGCACTGTCTACAGTACCTTTGGAAAAGAGCTTATCAGCAAACAGCTTGTCGAGTAAACTATTATTGCAGGCATGTATTTCTACCTTTTTCTTTGAACTTTCTCCCATGTCTTCTGTTGTCATCTGCCATGAGGATCAGCTTGCCAGGATAGTCATATTCATATGGTGATGCTGATCTTGAGGGTTCACGCATAGTCATATTCATACATCAAAATTGATTGTTGAACATATTGATGTTTAGGTGAAGAAGGTTAGACCACATGTTCTCCTTGGTTTGTCTGGGGTTGGTGGCAATTTCAATGAGGAGGTAATTATCTTGTACAATTCCACTTATATCATGTCCTATCCATGAGTGaactatattaaaaatatttttttattgatacgTTAGAATGCTTGGTGTTCTGTATGTGTTATTCAGCAATTTCTTGTTTTAATAATTGTGATTAAACTCAGGTGCTTAAGGCAATGAAAGAATCTGTTTCAACAAAACCTGCCATCTTTGCCATGTCTAGCCCTACCATGAATGGTTTGTCTGCACAAGGCTTAATAAACTCTCACAATTTCTTAATGTAATGactgtttttaattttgacattGTCGTTGGTGTGACCTGGACAGCTGAGTGCACTGCTATTGATGCTTTTAAGCATGCCGGAGGAGATATCGTATTTGGAAGTGGAAGCCCTTTCGAAAATATAGATCTTAGTAATTAGCTCTCATTGGTTTTGAGTTGAGGCTTCTTGTCTACTTTACATTTTTCCTTAGCTGTGAAGAAACGTCTGATTAAAATTTTATGCAGGTAATGAAAAAGTAGGTCATGTAAATCATGCCAACAACATGTATCTGTTCCTAAGGTAGGACATGCTTTCAGCTTTCTTGTGTCTTATAAATTTTCATGATCATTCTTATGATTGAAAATATTGATTTAGTCTCTTATTTTAAACTTTCTATTTTAGAATCGGTTTAGGATCACTTTTGTCAGGTGCTCGGCTAATAACAAATGGAATGTTGCAGGCTGCTGCTGAATGGTATGCACATGTTAATGTGGACTACTTTTATTAGCATTCATGGAAGTTTGGCGAAATCTCTTTATTTGATATTTATAGTGTTGCATTCTAGAATTCACGAAGCTGCTAAAACCTAAAGCGATTAAGCATATTGTCCTTGTTTTACATGCTCAAACATTTATCTGTTTGCATTTCTTTGATGGATCAAATCAAATACTACCATATTTCTATGCTGTAGACCATATCCGTGTTTATCCCGTGATAATTTGTGGCATCTTCTTGCGGACATGCTGACATGACAttcaatcttttaaaataaaatactaacaaTACTGTCTTTCTCACAGCCTTGCTTTATACATGTTAGAGGAAGATATCGCAAAAAGAATCTTGTATCCATCCATTGATAGGTAATATTTTCTTGTCACTTGGTATATTTGATTTTCCGTTTTTGCTTCTTATAGCTGATATTATTGGCTTTCTCTGATCAATACTTGTGGTTGCTGTAGCATTCGAAATATAACAGTAGATGTTGGCGCTGCTATTCTTCGAGTAGCAGTTGAAGAGAACTTGGCAGAAGGGCATGGTGATGTAGGGCCCTTGGAACTTGGCAGAAGGCAtggtaatatattttttgaaaacccTGTGCAAGTGCTCTCTATTTTTTGCTGAGAAATGTTTTTGGTATTCATTTTGTTTTGTATGgagtaggggtggcaatggggcgggtaggggcgggtttttacCCTACCCGACCCGGCCCCGCCGTCCCGTAACTCAGGTACTACCCGCCCCGTTACAacccgcgggtagtaaattaCAGTACCCGAACCCGCCCCTGCGGGTTCTCGCCCCACCCCGACCCGcctctataaaatttaaatattttaatttttacatattcatatctaaattaagacaaaaatttaaaatttataaataaattaaaataaaaacataaaattcatacaatgtcattagctcaaataatttgaaattaaaaaaaaagaagtgttTGATCCTGGAGTTGAGACATTATCAGTTGCTTGTGGAGTTTCTGAAGTTGGATTAGCATTACTTTGAACTTCAATTTCATTATCATTAGGAGCAACACTGTTATCCAATGTGTCTTCTCTAGCATTACTAGCCATGAAGTAATTTGAAAACACctatatcaataaaattaaaattacttagggtataaaattaacataaatcatATCATAAATGCATAAAGATCAGAATGCATAAATGAAAGAGTAGAGAATTGGAAGTTTAAGCCACTAAGATAAGTAAACACAAATTGAAGTACACTAAAAATCATAATAAGCCACATAAACCACCTGACATAGTCATTGAACTATGCAGCAGGCAACCACAAACAGAACCAAAgcaaaatgttttattttttccttAAAGGAAAATAGTTGAATGAAGAAGATATAGCTTTATAAAATTTTCACATGAAATGCAAACAAACT
This window contains:
- the LOC112722094 gene encoding NAD-dependent malic enzyme 2, mitochondrial-like, translating into MKESVSTKPAIFAMSSPTMNAECTAIDAFKHAGGDIVFGSGSPFENIDLSNEKVGHVNHANNMYLFLRIGLGSLLSGARLITNGMLQAAAECLALYMLEEDIAKRILYPSIDR